Proteins from one Malassezia vespertilionis chromosome 2, complete sequence genomic window:
- the TSR2 gene encoding rRNA accumulation- protein (BUSCO:EOG09264ZDJ; COG:S; EggNog:ENOG503P5NB), with protein MATEPARTAAENAVPSEPTKEQVQFARAVHITLSLWPALRKAVLEEWGGHESEEKRDYLLSFLCDEYGDGGKDTKPTPDDVADLIEDYVMKEYDCELDDESADWVAAQICSAHKAVFEEEKGEEILSELEKYYTEITKHKLKPTQNVGSGSDSDDDVLEHGDEADTARTHTGAVQREHAPQPEPIVDEDGFETVVSRRRR; from the coding sequence ATGGCGACGGAGCctgcgcgcactgctgcgGAGAATGCAGTGCCGTCCGAGCCGACTAAGGAGCAAGTCCAatttgcacgcgctgtACATATAACTCTATCGCTGTGGCCTGCGCTACGCAAGGCTGTGCTGGAGGAATGGGGCGGACACGAGTCGGAGGAGAAGCGCGACTATTTGCTTTCGTTCTTGTGCGATGAGTACGGCGACGGTGGAAAAGACACAAAACCCACGCCAGACGACGTCGCCGATTTGATTGAAGACTATGTGATGAAAGAATACGACTgcgagctggacgacgagAGCGCCGACTGGGTTGCAGCGCAgatctgcagcgcgcacaaagCCGTGTTTGAGGAGGAGAAAGGCGAAGAGATACTCTCGGAGCTGGAGAAGTATTACACGGAGATCACAAAACACAAACTCAAGCCCACACAAAATGTAGGCTCCGGCAGCGATTCGGACGACGATGTCCTTGAGCACGGAGACGAGGCAGATACAGCACGCACTCACACGGGCGCAGTCCAGAGAGAACACGCTCCACAGCCAGAGCCCATTGTAGACGAGGACGGATTCGAGACTGTCGTGtctcggcgccgccgctaG
- a CDS encoding uncharacterized protein (COG:S; EggNog:ENOG503PN7F) — translation MEPVLGAPGHTSLFFNSSFASDSSDGSAAASSAGPSRLQHLATSFHLHDAEIAFFDQVLRGLDDTSSSFSELKHMYNACIQDTSLVTQVARTLELTASYRVADIRAAVDTRLWNTLLSLVQVRGSTWRERWDSVRVSIGLEPLDTPDTEEPYAMNTLADALAFADPETSTADLDSVWHPPSASVGIGLPPWQSKSWYTDDAEESRARMHDPDMVLYRDALLRRFLHTWRRRIAASAHTLRRVGRAQEKLVKLHAWIQWRRRAARAQQQRALATQAWRGLLLHRAWNAWIARIRMQSMSRRANQRATLRALFFKVDARRAQTLRCVAWTLWQHAWDRRIAQRCYNVQILRAAWAQWREQTAYRHMEQRQERHADAFDAALVRERAWRAWRRTFARCCALERTASKAHSARAHEHVALTFTEWRLHAKAQFIDRVCRAQALRTAWNQWWQAFTTRTVQMQCAERDAASLDRTRRLSDTLAQWRRMLRYWAQRAILAQKCHNVQRAAAVWDAWRTALANERARTAHASQLRLQHLQRRIFYQWKRRHHLQVAQRMQRKVQHKLCGNALHTRQRHMAARRAEHSADVLLLTRAVAQWRTRYEVNVHMDQKAAATHTLHLLGTLLSAY, via the exons ATGGAGCcggtgctgggcgcacCAGGCCACACATCCCTGTTTTTCAACTCGAGTTTTGCGTCCGATAGCTCTGACGGGTCTGCCGCAGCGTCAAGCGCAGGTCCGTCGCGTCTGCAGCACCTTGCGACGTCGTTCCACctgcacgacgccgagATTGCATTTTTCGACCAAGTGCTTCGCGGCCTCGACGATACGTCCAGCAGCTTTTCGGAGCTGAAACATATGTACAATGCTTGCATTCAGGATACTTCGCTTGTCACCCAAGTTGCACGCACACTGGAACTTACCGCGTCGTACCGCGTCGCCGACATCCGCGCAGCCGTGGATACGCGGCTGTGGAACACACTTCTCTCGCTCGTCCAGGTGCGTGGAAGTACGtggcgcgagcgctgggATTCCGTGCGTGTATCGATTGGACTCGAGCCTCTGGATACGCCTGATACTGAGGAGCCGTATGCGATGAACACACTagccgacgcgctcgcctTCGCCGATCCAGAGACGTCTACGGCAGACTTAGACAGCGTATGGCATCCTCCGAGTGCCTCAGTTGGAATAGGGCTACCCCCATGGCAATCCAAGTCATGGTACACGGATGATGCAGAAGAGAGCCGAGCGCGAATGCACGATCCAGACATGGTGCTCtaccgcgacgcgcttcttcGACGCTTTCTGCACAcatggcgacggcgcattgcCGCCAGCGCCCATACACTACGTCGCGTTGGTCGTGCACAGGAAAAGCTTGTTAAACTGCACGCATGGATTCAATGGCGCCGTCGTGCGGCccgcgcacagcagcagcgcgcgttggCGACacaagcttggcgcggtTTGCTGCTACACCGCGCTTGGAACGCATGGATAGCGCGGATACGCATGCAATCCATGTCCAGGCGCGCAAACCAACGCGCGACACTACGCGCGCTATTCTTCAaggtcgatgcgcgccgtgcacaaacactgcgctgcgtcgcatgGACTCTTTGGCAGCATGCATGGGatcggcgcatcgcacaGCGGTGCTACAACGTGCAGATTCTGCGTGCCGCGTGGGCGCAATGGCGCGAGCAAACTGCGTACCGTCACATGGAGCAGCGGCAGGAAAGGCACGCAGACGCTTTTGACGCCGCACTCGTGCGCGAAcgcgcatggcgtgcatggcggcgcacatttgcgcgctgctgtgcgctcgagcgcactgCAAGCAAAGCACACagcgcacgagcgcacgagcacgtcgcgctcacATTCACGGAATGGCGCCTGCACGCCAAGGCGCAGTTTATCGACCGTGTATGCCGcgcccaagcgctgcgcaccgcatgGAACCAATGGTGGCAAGCGTTCACGACACGCACTGTGCAAAtgcagtgcgccgagcgcgatgccgcTAGCTTGGACCGTACACGTCGTCTATCCGACACGCTCGCTCAATGGCGCCGCATGCTGCGATActgggcgcagcgcgccataCTTGCGCAAAAGTGCCACAACGTGCAACGAGCAGCCGCAGTGTGGGATGCatggcgcactgcgcttgcaaatgAGCGTGCACGGACCGCACACGCGtcgcagctgcgcttgcagcatctccagcgccgcatcttTTATCAATGGAAGCGGCGGCATCACCTCCAAgtagcgcagcgcatgcaaCGCAAAGTACAGCACAAGCTGTGCGGAAACGCATTGCACA cgcggcagcggcacatggcggcgcgccgcgcagagcACAGTGCCGATGTTCTGCTGCTtacgcgcgccgtcgcgcaatggcgcacACGATATGAGGTCAACGTGCACATGGACcaaaaagcggcggcgacgcaCACACTGCACTTGCTTGGTACGCTGCTATCTGCATACTGA
- a CDS encoding 3-hydroxy acid dehydrogenase (EggNog:ENOG503NW2S; COG:Q): MATIFSTARLHNKVVLVTGASSGIGAATAVLFSMAGANVVLAARRAEKLAEIEQACIQANKDGGTGKGGRYATLSLDVNNHGQVDSILSALPDWAAQVDVLVNNAGLALGTERVGDLKFDDVDRMLDTNVRGLIRMTQVFVNMFKARDAGHIINVGSIAGVEPYPGGSVYCASKFAVRAFTSALMKELYDTQIRVSNIQPGMVETEFSIVRFHGDKQNADKVYAGIEPLAAQDIADEIVWAASRAPHVNIAEVLIMPTNQAGPFHVARSTAK, encoded by the coding sequence ATGGCGACCATCTTTTcaacggcgcgcttgcacaacAAGGTTGTACTCGTCACGGGAGCATCGTCCGGGATCGGCGCAGCAACAGCTGTGCTTTTTTCGATGGCAGGTGCTAATGTagtgcttgctgcgcggcgtgccgagaAGCTTGCCGAGATCGAACAAGCATGCATTCAGGCGAACAAGGACGGCGGCACGGGCAAAGGCGGGCGCTACGCGACGCTCTCGCTCGACGTGAACAACCACGGCCAAGTGGATTCGATTCTTTCCGCACTCCCCGACTGGGCCGCACAAGTCGACGTGCTTGTAAACAATGCAggccttgcgctcggcacggaACGCGTGGGGGATCTCAAGTTTGACGATGTGGATCGCATGCTCGACACCAACGTGCGTGGCCTAATCCGGATGACGCAAGTGTTTGTGAATATGttcaaagcgcgcgatgctggCCACATTATCAACGTCGGCTCGATCGCGGGCGTCGAGCCGTACCCTGGAGGCTCCGTGTACTGTGCATCCAAGTTTGCCGTCCGAGCATTTACCTCGGCACTGATGAAGGAACTATACGATACACAGATCCGTGTGAGCAACATTCAGCCGGGCATGGTCGAAACGGAGTTTAGCATTGTACGGTTCCACGGTGACAAGCAAAACGCGGATAAGGTCTATGCAGGGATCGagccgctcgccgcgcaagacATCGCCGACGAGATCGTCTGGGCGGCaagccgtgcgccgcatgtcAACATCGCCGAGGTGCTCATTATGCCCACCAACCAGGCGGGACCATTCCATGTAGCGCGCTCCACCGCCAAGTAG
- the COG4 gene encoding Golgi transport complex subunit 4 (COG:U; EggNog:ENOG503NYET) produces MQTAVEVRAALGRLADAETQRRAAMDECFDDASAVIAASPAAIARDVAPPLHSVAQRAELLSLRFNSTAEMATQLKNELEQLHAERKRVHEAIHWCSQVLLLKQAIAAWSAALETHDWDRCVAECQSVRGMDSAVVQSQFAQRMVPTAMLPGTAPETISVLTEALLHACTRNFAHYTAPATRSEAEATRFLTYFPKIGAHDAGLRVYTAFARGLAQAQGRDIQEMLETQSPPATVWYGTLWRMLFERLAVLINTHFPVVDRIFASNTQHGFVEGVLPGLSIDWTRLGTHLLAACTEHRYAKRLLHQARASQLQGLDTVRAVPHTAGRIFGRGVQQDRSMPFSLTRPSTPTPPQILQGPDLAMIDTLLSELAMIAHHWALFCRFLRNVLHVEMSSIDVAAQQAPTLAGGVEDALLHTYLPLQLWSLRVGVEKVHDLDTADLEARPCTSSLPDDLFFMLRTMLTRALSTSSLNVLERIVSQTIAVLESDYVEIIVLRMDGCRRGLNIARLVDGPRRTAALREVKATMIVYLNALDTSAEYTERLMHDLQQESVLEQYFDAHDASESSALALAQDVLGRLEMLAPKLRASLHLELGELFGTLIEPHTRTFMSDLVRDLDYALDEHAYARAEEADMVRKRLGAAWNNIMPGYREKLTQHTYAFLFAMAVDAIVQPFETGVLQMRVTELGALRFDKDVRAMLAFLGAQTPWGVRDKFARLQQIAYVLTRDEEEEVRAPKTNPKDEHVDVYEAGTNIGISWQLTPAEVQAVQALRI; encoded by the coding sequence ATGCAGACAGCGGTCGaagtgcgtgcggcgctcggccgCTTGGCCGATGCggagacgcagcgccgggcGGCAATGGACGAGTGCTTTGACGACGCGTCCGCCGTTATAGCTGCTAGCCCCGCAGCGATagcgcgcgacgttgcgccgccgttgcacagcgtcgcgcagcgcgccgagttGCTTTCGCTGCGCTTCAATAGCACCGCAGAGATGGCGACACAGCTCAAAAATGaactcgagcagctgcatgcTGAGCGAAAGCGCGTACATGAAGCAATACATTGGTGCAGCCAGGTGCTTTTGCTGAAACAGGCCATCGCCGCttggagcgctgcgctaGAAACGCACGATTGGGACCGCTGCGTGGCCGAGTGCCAATctgtgcgcggcatggacAGTGCTGTGGTGCAGAGTCAgtttgcacagcgcatggTCCCGACAGCGATGCTGCCGGGTACCGCGCCAGAGACCATCTCGGTGCTCACAGAAGCACTCCTCCAcgcgtgcacacgcaaCTTTGCACACTATACCGCGCctgcgacgcgcagcgaggccGAAGCCACGCGGTTTCTGACTTACTTTCCGAAAATaggcgcgcacgacgctggGCTCCGCGTATACACGGCGTTTGCGCGTGGATTGGCCCAGGCGCAAGGCAGGGATATTCAGGAAATGCTGGAGACGCAGTCGCCGCCAGCGACAGTATGGTACGGCACACTTTGGCGCATGCTGtttgagcgcctcgccgtgCTGATCAATACGCATTTTCCTGTGGTGGACCGCATTTTTGCGTCCAACACGCAGCATGGCTTTGTCGAGGGCGTCTTGCCTGGCTTGAGCATCGATTGGACGCGTCTCGGGACACATCTGCTTGCGGCATGTACAGAGCATAGGTACGCAAAGCGGCTTTTGCACCAGGCgcgtgcgtcgcagctTCAAGGTCTTGATAccgtgcgcgctgtgccgcacacgGCCGGGCGCATTTTTGGGCGAGGCGTGCAGCAGGACCGCAGTATGCCATTTTCACTCACAcggccaagcacgccgacTCCACCGCAGATATTGCAAGGCCCGGACCTTGCCATGATTGATACCCTGCTCTCAGAGCTTGCAATGATTGCGCACCATTGGGCGCTCTTTTGCCGATTTTTGCGCAATGTATTGCACGTGGAGATGTCAAGCATTGACGTGGCCGCACAGCAGGCACCTACGCTTGCAGGAGGCGTCGAAGATGCACTTCTGCACACGTACCTTCCTCTTCAGCTCTGGTCTTTACGTGTAGGCGTTGAGAAGGTGCACGACCTCGACACTGCGGATCTAGAAGCGCGGCCTTGCACGTCCTCGCTTCCCGACGACTTGTTCTTCATGCTGCGTACGATGCTCACACGTGCACTCTCTACCTCCTCGCTTAACGTGttggagcgcatcgtgtCCCAAACCATTGCTGTGCTTGAGTCGGACTATGTCGAAATCATTGTGCTCCGCATGGACGGCTGTCGGCGCGGTCTCAATATTGCACGCCTTGTCGACGGGCCCCGCCGCACTGCCGCACTACGCGAGGTCAAAGCCACCATGATTGTATATTTGAATGCATTGGATACCTCGGCAGAGTACACAGAGCGTCTCATGCACGATCTTCAGCAAGAGTCGGTTTTGGAGCAGTACTTTGACGCACACGACGCGTCAGAATCgagcgcacttgcgctggcCCAAGATGTGCTGGGCAGGCTCGAGATGCTCGCGCCCAAACTGCGCGCTTCGCTGCACCTTGAGCTGGGAGAGTTGTTTGGCACACTCATCGAGCCACACACTCGCACATTCATGTCTGACctcgtgcgcgacttggactATGCTTTGGACGAGCATGCgtatgcgcgcgcagaggAAGCGGATATGGTGCGCAAGCGTCTAGGAGCGGCATGGAATAATATCATGCCGGGCTACCGCGAGAAACTTACCCAACACACCTACGCTTTCCTCTTTGCCATGGCCGTCGACGCAATTGTGCAGCCATTCGAGACCGGGGtgctgcaaatgcgcgttaccgagcttggcgcgctgcgctttgaCAAGGacgtgcgtgcaatgcTCGCGTTTCTCGGCGCACAGACACCATGGGGCGTGCGCGACaagtttgcgcgcctccaACAGATTGCCTA